The DNA region GCCCCAAAAATCAActggggaaccccaaaaccccgaAATTCACCTGAGtgaccccaaaaatcacctGGGGGACCCAAAATTCACCTGGGGATGCCAAACTCACCTGTGCCCCGCCCTGGCCCCGCCCTGGCCCCGCCCTGGCTCACCTGGTGTCCCACAGGTGCGCGGGTGCCCAGGTGGGTGCTGGAGGGCCACACCTGTGCCCCGCCCTGGCTCACCTGTGTCCCACAGGTGCGGCGGGTGCCCAGGTGGGTGCTGGAGGGCCACACCTGTGCCCCGCCCTGGCAGGCCGCGCTGTTCCAGGGCCGGCGCTTCGTCTGCGGCGGGGACCCTGGTGGCGCCCAGGTGGGTCCTGACGGCCCGCGCACTGCCACGCCCCCGGGTACGGACAGGTAACGGGGACTCACCTGGGCACGGcaacctgggcacacctgggggggatctgggggcacctgggcacacctgggcacacctggggggatCTGGGCACGTCTGGGGGCAcatgggcacacctgggcacacctggggggttacctgggcacacctgggcatgGGAAGGGGTCAGCTGGGCATGGGgaactcacctgggcacacctgggcacgtCCTGACCATCCCCCTCTGCCACGCCCCCGGGGTACGGCCAGGTAAcggggggcacacctgggcagggggaggggcTCATTGGACAGGTAATGGGCTCGCCTGGGGCTCACCTGTCCCCATcgctcacctgtcccacctgttcctcacctgtcccacctgttcctcacctgtcccacctgttcctcacctgtcccttacctgtcctcacctgtctcacctgtccagcCTCACCTGTCCAATCTCACCTGTccagcctcacctgtcccttacctgcctcacctgtctcacctgtcccagcctcaCCTGTCCAATCTCACCTGTCCAGCCTCACCTGTccagcctcacctgtcccctctccccacagcccccatcACCGTCCGCCTGGGCCGCCCCGCCCACCGCCAGGTGCGCCCAGGTGAGGCCgctgccggccccgccccccccggGCCGCGCCCCCGCGGGCgagccggccccgcccggcgAGGCCCTCACCTGCGCCAGGTGAGCAGCGGCGCTCGGTGCGCGTCTTCCGCTTCCCGGGCTACAACGAGAGCTCCAAGGACGGCGACCTGATGCTGCTGCGGCTGCAGGTGCCCGCGCACCTGAGCCGCCAGGTGAGCCCCCTGCCGCTGGCGCGCACCTGCGCCGCGCCCGGCACCACCTGCCAGATCTCCGGCTGGGGCTCCACCACCAGCCCCGAAGGTGAGGcgcacctgcacaggtgaggggtgggggcacacctggggacaggtgaggcacacctgcacaggtgaggggtgggggcacacctggggacgGGTGAggcacacctgcacaggtgaggggTGGGGGCACAccaggggacaggtgaggcacacctgcacaggtgaggggtggggggcacacctggggacaggtgaggcacacctgcacaggtgaggggtgggggcacacctggggacaggtgaggcacacctgcacaggtgaggggtgggggcacacctggggacaggtgaggcacacctgcacaggtgaggggtgggggcacacctggggacaggtgaggcacacctgcacaggtgaggggtgggggacacctgggacaggtgaggcacacctgCACAGATGAGGggt from Vidua macroura isolate BioBank_ID:100142 unplaced genomic scaffold, ASM2450914v1 whyUn_scaffold_267, whole genome shotgun sequence includes:
- the LOC128803035 gene encoding LOW QUALITY PROTEIN: kallikrein-14-like (The sequence of the model RefSeq protein was modified relative to this genomic sequence to represent the inferred CDS: deleted 3 bases in 3 codons) gives rise to the protein MRLLLLLLLLPAVRRVPRWVLEGHTCAPPWQAALFQGRRFVCGGTLVAPRWVLTAAHCHAPGYGQVTGTHLGTATWRRSVRVFRFPGYNESSKDGDLMLLRLQVPAHLSRQVSPLPLARTCAAPGTTCQISGWGSTTSPEVTFPQELHCSQVTIVPELTCRRIYPDSITPNMVCAGEPRSRADTCQGDSGGPLMCNGRLQGITSWGPGVCGDPQKPGVYVNLCRYGRWLQDTMARN